The genomic segment GCCGGAGGCGTGGTGGGCGGCCTCCGCGTAGAGGTGACGGGCCTCGGCGGTGTGCCCGAGGCTCTCCTCGGCGTCGGCCTGCCAGCTCCTGAGCCGCCAACGCAGGTGGGCGGGCAACTCCGCGAGGGGCAGGTGAATGTCCAGGGCGTCTTGCGGGTGCCCGGCGAGGGACAGCGCGGCGAGCGCGTGGTAGCGGGCCAGGGGATCGGCGGCCTCGCGCACCTCGGGCGGGGGCGGGGCCGCGTCCGGGCCGCGCAGCCGGGCGTCGAGTTCGGCGCTCAGGGCCACGTAGAGGGGGTCGCTGCGAATCGCCGGGTCAGCGGTGCGGGCGTCCCTCAGCGCGGCGCCGACTTCGGTGGTGGCGGGGTCGCCGTAGAGAGCCTGCACGCTGGCGAGGTACAGCGAGAGCCGCGCCTTGCGGGGGCGGTCGGCCTCGTGCAGGGCGCCCTCCAGCACGCTGAAGGCCGTATCGTAGTCGTCCCCCGCGAGCGCCGTGCAAGCCTGCTGCCAGGTGGTGGCGACATCGATCATCACCCCCCAGGATAGCGCGGGCAGGGAAGAGGGCGGGGGGCCACCTTTCGGCGGACGACGCCCCCCGCCTGCCCTGTGGTCAACTCAGGCTGATTCCGGAGGTTCCCCCATGCCACTCCCCCGCCTCGCCCGGCTGCTCGCCTTTGCCCTGCCCCTCCTCGTGTTCGCCCTGTTCGGCCTGTGGCTGTTGCGAACGGCCTTCTCGGCTTCCCCTACCGTTCCCTACGCCGAATTCACGCGGCTGCTGGAGGCGGGCCGGGTCGAGCGGGTCGTGGTGCGTGGCGAGCGGGCCGAGGTGACCCTGGCGCCGCCCGAAGTGGGGCGCGTCGCGGTGCGTCTGCCGTCCACCCAGGCCACGTCCGGCCCCACCCTGATCTCGCAACTGGAGCGGCAGGGAGTGGACTACCGCTTCGAGGCGCCGGGCCAGTGGCTCGCCATCGGGTTGAACTTTCTGCCCATCCTGCTGGTTCTGCTGCTGCCGCTGGCCCTTTTTGCGGCTTTGCTCGTCGTGCTGGTGCGGCGCGGTCGGTCACGGACCCCTTAACCGCCCCTCAATGAAGCACAGGTGTGACGCCGGATACGCCCACACATCTTGAGTCTGGTACACTCAACCCTAGTGGGACGGATGCCGTCCCGATCGTTCTATTTTCCCTGGAGGCACCACTCTTGAGGCGGCTCAATCCCTGGCTGATCGTCCTGTTCGTTCTGGCTCTGTTCCTGATGTTCTCCCAGGCCCCGGGCGGTTCGCGGGCCACGGTCGGTTACAACGTGTTCAAAGATCTGCTCGCGCAGGACCGCATCGAGCAGGTGGTCGTGCGGGACAACGTCGCGCAGGTGCGCCTGACCGAACCCACCGAGGTGCCGGTCGTGAATGGGCAGCAGCCCATCGAGACGGACCGCTTTACCGTTCGCCTGCCCGGCAACCAGGCCACGCCCGACGCCGGCCTGATCTCGCAGCTCGAGCAGCAGGGGGTGGATTACCGCTTCGAGGCGCCCAGCCAGTGGCTCGCCATCCTGCTGAACTTCCTGCCCATCTTGCTCCTCATCGGCCTGATGTACTTCTTCTTCATGCGGGCGCAGGGCGGCCAGAACGGCGTGATGCAGTTCGGGCAGTCACGCGCCAAGAAGTACGGCAAGGAAAACCGCGTCCAGACCAAGTTCACCGACGTGGCGGGCCACGAGGAAGCCAAGCGCGAGCTGATCGAGGTCGTGGACTTCCTGAAAAACCCCGCCAAGTACCACCAGATCGGCGCCGAGATTCCCAAGGGCGTGCTGCTCGTCGGCCCTCCCGGCACCGGTAAGACCCTGCTGGCGCGGGCCATCGCGGGTGAGGCGGACGTTCCCTTCTTCTCGGTGAGCGCGTCCGAGTTCATGGAGATGTTCGTGGGCGTGGGCGCCAGCCGCGTGCGGACGCTCTTCGAGGACGCCCGCAAGTCGGCCCCGGCGATCATGTTTATCGACGAGATCGACTCCATCGGCCGCAAGCGTGGCGCGGGCATCGGCGGCGGCCACGACGAGCGCGAGCAGACCCTCAACCAGATCCTGTCCGAGATGGACGGCTTCGACAAGTCGAGCAGCGTGATCGTGCTGGCCGCGACCAACCGCCCCGACGTGCTCGATCCCGCGCTGCTGCGTCCCGGCCGCTTCGACCGTCAGGTGACCATCGACCTGCCCAACCTCAAGGAGCGCGAGGCGATCCTCAAGGTGCACCTGCGCAACAAGCCGCTGGCCCCCGGTGTGGACGTGCCCGAGGTTGCCAAGAGCACCCCGTACTTCTCGGGCGCCGACCTCAAGAACGTCACCAACGAGGCCGCGCTGGAAGCCGCCCGCCTGGGCAAGACCCAGATCGACATGAGCGACTTCTACCGGGCGCTCGACAAGATCACGCTGGGCCTGGAAAACGGCTCGCTCACGATCAGCCCCGAGGAAAAGAAGGCCATCGCCTACCACGAGGCTGGGCACGCCGTGACCGCCGCCGTGATTCCCGGCAGCGACAAGCTTCAGAAGGTCTCCATCATTCCGCGCGGGCGGGCGCTGGGCGCCGCGTTCTACCTCCCCGAAGAGCAGGTGCTGATGAGCAAGGAGCGCCTGGAAAACCAGCTCGTGGTCGCGCTGGGGGGCCGCGCCGCCGAGGAAGTCTTTATGGGCAGCGTGACGAGCGGCGCCGCCGACGACTTCCGCAAGGCGACGAACATCGCCCGCAAGATGGTGCTGGAGTGGGGCATGGGCGAGAACTTCAAGAACATGGCCCTGACCACCGATTCCGGCCCGGTCTTCCTGGGCGAGGACATGGCCAAGCCCAAGATGTTCAGCGAGCACACCTCGCAGCTCGTGGACGAGGATGTCAAGCGCATCCTGGGCCGCGCCTACGAGCGGGCCAAGGGCCTGGTGACCGAGTACGGTCAGGCCATGCACGAGGTCGCTGACGCCCTGCTGACCCAGGAACTCATCACGGGCGACGTGGTGCGCGAGGCCGTCTCGCGTCTGGGCGGCCAGCAGGCCGGAGCGCCGACCCCGCAGCCCACGCTGTAAGCCGGAGCAATATCAGCCCCCCGTCCCCGTGGCGGGGGGGTTTGCTGTGCATGGGCTGGAGGGCGCGGCTACTCCCTCCAGATCGCCCAGTGCTCGTCCAGCGCGTCCATCTGCTCCTTCGTCCGCCCACCCAGCCGCAGCAGGGCCATGATCTGCCCCCGGTGGTGGCTGTCGTGGACGATGGTGTGCTGGAGGAAATGCGCGGGGTGGGAGCGGTAGCCCCCCTCATTCCAGGGGTCCGCAAAGGGTTCGCCCGAGGCGAGGTGGGCCTGCACGGCAGTCACGGCGGCCTCGTCCCCGGCCGCGAAGGCGGCGGCCAGTTCGGTGGGTGGGCTGTCGTGCCAGCGCCACTGGGGATCGCCGTCGGCGTCCTGCTGCGTGGGGTCGAGCAGGGGGGCCGCGTGCTCCCGCGAGAGGTTGTGCAGCCAGCCCACGCGAAACCCCGCCATATGCCGCAGGTGCCGCCCAATCGTCCAGCCGCCCCGGCCATCGCTGAGGTCGAAGTCGGCGGGTACCAGGGCGTTCAGCAGTGCCTCATTCACGCGTCCATTGCGGCGAAAGGACTCCAGCAGCAGGTCTAGGTCGGTCATGAAACCTCCGGGAGTCTCCAGCGTAAGGGTCGGGAGTGCCCTAGGGTCGTCAGCCCACCTCCCTCCGGACAGCCACGAGGTCGCCCTCGTTCAGTCCTTCGGCCGGCCGAACGCTGGCCCGGACCGGCAGGAGATACAGGGCACCCTGGGGAAACAGCGAGGGCTTCCAGCGGGTGCTCCCGATCTGGGCGCGAACTGGAAGCATGCCCCAGCCGGAGGTCACGAGGTGGGGTGCGCCTTTCGGGGAGACAGTCCGCCCGAGCTGCGCGGGGTGTGCGGGCGGCTGTCGGGGCGCTGCGCGGCGGCGGGGGCCGGGGGTACACTGGCCCATGAACCAGGACCCGGTGCCCCATGACGACCTGCTGCGTGGCAAGGCGTACACGGAGGGGGAGATTACCGTCTCGTACGATGCTCCCCGCTGCACCCACGTCGCCAACTGCGTGCGCGGCCTGCCCGACGTCTTCCGGCCCAGGGAGCGGCCCTGGATTCAGCTGTGGAACGGGGCGGACGCCGCGCGGGTGGCCGAGGTCGTGCGGACCTGCCCGACCGGGGCGCTGCATTACGCCCTGCACGGGGCGCCCCCCGAAGCCCCAGCCGTGCCCACCACCGTCATGCCGGTGACCGACGGCCCCCTGGTGCTGCGCGGTGACCTCGTCCTCCAGACCCCGGCGGGCGAGGTGCGCGAGGTGCGGGCTGCGCTGTGCCGCTGCGGGGCGAGCGGCAACAAGCCCTTTTGCGACGGCACCCACGCCCGCATCGGCTGGAAGAGCGACCAACCCGGCGGTCAGGCCACTCCCGACCAGCGCGGCGACGGCCACCCGGCAGAAGGCCAGCAGGCGGACGGAGCGCGGCGGGACTAATCCGCGACCGTGTGCCCCGCCCCACGCAGCGCCGCCAGCGCGTCGGGCAACCGCGCCGCCGGGACCAGCACGTAATCGGTGTCGAAGGTGCTCAGCGCGAAGATGCCCACCCCGGCCCCGCGCAGCGGCTCCAGCACGGCGGCCAGAATGCCCGTCAGCCCGAAATCGAAGGGGCCGTGCAACTTCAGCGCGGCCCACCCGGCCTGGTGCCGGACACCGGGCGGGAGGTGCGCCATCTCGCACACCAGCGACAGTTCCTCGGCGGTGCGCGTCAGGCTGAAGAACCCTCCCCCGAGCGGCGGCAGGGGAGCCTCCGGTGGAAGCTGGGCGACGGCGAACTCGGTGGGCGCGGAGCCTCCCAGGACCGAGAGCGTGAGGTGGGGGCGGGCCGGAGGAGTCATGGTCGAAGATGGCACGCCCGCTACACTGGCCTATGACCCCTGCCCTGACCATTCCCGACCTGATCCGCAAGAAGCGCGACGGTGCAGAGCACACCCGCGCGGAACTTGAGCAGCTTGTGCTGGGCTACACGCGCGGTGACGTGCCCGATTACCAGATCAGCGCGTGGCTGATGGCCGTCTACCTGCGCGGCATGACCGCCCAAGAAACCGCCAACCTGACGCTGGTGATGGCCGACTCCGGCGACCAGATGGACCTCGCGGGGCTGCCGCGCACCGTGGACAAGCACTCGACGGGCGGCGTGGGCGACAAGACCAGCCTGATCCTGACGCCCATGCTCGCCGCCCTCGGCCTGACCGTCGCCAAGATGAGCGGGCGCGGGCTGGCCCACACGGGCGGCACCATCGACAAGCTCGAAAGCTTTCCCGGCTGGAGCCCCGACCTCCCGGAAGACCGCTTTCTGGCCCAGGCGAGCGAGATCGGCCTCGCGCTCGTCGGGCAGACCAGGGACCTCGCCCCCGCCGACGGCAAGCTCTACGCCCTGCGCGACGTGACCGCCACCGTGGACTGCCTGCCCTTGATCGCCTCGTCCATCATGAGCAAGAAGCTCGCGTCCGGGGCGCACACCGTCGTGCTGGACGTGAAGGTGGGCGCCGGGGCCTTTATGCGGACGCTGGAAGACGGCCGGGGCCTCGCCCGCGCGATGGTGGATATCGGGACGCGGGCGGGGCGGCAGGTGCGGGCCGTGCTGACCGACATGGATACCCCGCTGGGCCACATGGCCGGGAACAGCCTGGAGGTGCAGGAGGCCCTGAGCACCCTGCGCGGCGAAGGCCCCGATGACCTCACCGAGCTGTGCGTGGCCCTCGCGGTGGAGGCGCTCGCGGCCTATGGGGAAGACCCCGCAGAGGCCGAGGCCCGCGCCCGCGCCACCCTCACGGACGGCTCGGCCCTGGCGAAGTTCCGCGCCTTCGTGGAGGCGCAGGGCGGGGACACCTCCCTGGTGGACCGCCCCGAGCGGCTGGACGTGGCCCCCGGCCGGGCGGACGTGGTGGCCCCCGCCCACGGCTTCGTGGAGCGCCTCGACGCCCTCGCGGTGGGCCGGGCGGTCCTGGTGCTGGGCGGTGGGCGCGAGCGCAAGGGCGAGGCCATTGACCACGGGGTCGGCGTGGAAGTGTTGAAGAAGCCCGGCGAGGCGGTGGAGGCGGGCGAACCCGTGCTGCGCCTCTACCACCGGGACGGCCGGGGCTTGGACGCCGCCCGCCGACTGCTGGAAGAGGGCCTGAGCGTGACAGAAACGGCCCCGCCGCCCCAGCCCTTGATTCTCGACCGGGTGAACTGACCACCGCTGGGTGAACGTTCCCCCTCTGCCGCATGGCGTGGGGGGTGCGTTACCCTCACCCCATGCGGACGGTCGTCCTGATCATCATCGTCGTGCTCGCGGCCATCTTCGCGGTCCTCAACCGTCACGCGCTGATGTTCGGGCACACCCTGAACCTGGGCTTCGTGACCTACACGGGCGTGCCGCTGGGGCTGATCCTGCTGCTGTCGGGCCTCTTTCTGGCGCTGCTGTTCTTCCTGTGGGCCAACGTCGAGCGGCTGCGTGGGCAGGCCGACAGCGCCCGACTGCTGCGCGACATGGAGGCGCTGCGGGCCAACCTCGACGCGCAGGAGGGGAGCCGTTTCGCGCAGCTTCAGGCCTACATCGACGAGCGGTTCGAGACGCTGGGCCAGAGCGTGAGCCGCCCGGCGCTGCCCGCCCCCGACCTCGCGGAGACGAACGCCCGCCTCGACGCCTTGCAGCGTGACCTGAACCTGCAACTCGCGCAGATGGACGATTACCTCAAGCGGCGGCTGGGCTGAACACTGGGATGTGAGGGTTCTGCCCTTTCACCTTGAGGTGAGTCCCAGATGGGCTACACTGCTCCAATGATTGACGCGCCGGTGCAGGCCTGACGGCGTCGTGAACAGGTGGCTCATGGCAGACCTCAACACACCCCGAATGGTCCCTGGTTCGCACCTGCCCTGCCGTTAGCCCCACTTCGAAAGTGGCATGACTCGCGTGGGGATGCCCCAGGATGCACACCTCGCCACTCGACATTGCGTCTGTTCCCCGGAATGGATGCAGGAGACGTTATGCCTATTGTGAACGCCTCGGATTACCTCAACAACCTGACTGACTTGCTGCGTGAGACCTTTGAAGGAACGGGGGGTCAAGGCAGTCATTACATCGATGGCAAGGGCCACGGCAGCCTTTTGGAAACCCTGGGCAGCCTCGACCACCGGCTCGCCTCCAGGTCCCTGACGACCGGCGGAGTGACGATTGCTGCTCATGCTGACCACACGCGCTACTACATGCACACCCTGCGCCGGTTCATCAGGGACGAGGACGACGTGCGTCCCGATTGGCCCGGAAGCTGGCAACGTCGGACGGTCACGGCAGACGAGTGGGAACACGTCAGAGCGGCTGTGCGCGAGGAGTATCTGGCGACACTCAGGCACGTGGAAGAGGTCGAGGTCTGGGATGACGAGCCCCTCGGCGGGTTTCTGAGCATCCTGGCCCACTGCGCCTACCATCTGGGTGCGATTCGCCTGCTGGCGGTCACGCTTCAAGCGACGTGAGGCTCGCGCTCCTGTAGGGCGACTGCACCGGAGCGAGCGGCGCGGCCGTTTCCTTCCGTTCCCTCACCTCCTTGCACCCGGTTCAGAACTGGGGTCCGGTCCTTCCCGGCGCGTCTAGAATGCGCCGGGAAGCTGGTTTTCCCCAAAGAGGAGTGAAAAGGCTATGGCGCTCGACCGTTTTTTCCGCAGACGCCGTCCCCAGCCGCAGGGCGGGGCGGAGTTGCCGGACCTGTGGACCCAGTGCCCCCAGTGCAAGGAGGGGGTTTACAACCGTGACCTCGAACTCAGCGCCCACGTCTGCCCGCGCTGCGGCCACCACCTGCGGCTCGACGCGGGGCGGCGGCTGGAGGTGCTGCTCGATGGGGGCAGCTTCCGGCAGCTCTCGGGCCGGGTGCAGCCTGTCGACCCCCTGGGCTTCGAGGACACCGAGCCCTACCCGGCGCGGCTGGCGCGGGCGCAGAAGAAGACGGGCCGCCCCGACGCGATCCTGACCGGGACCGGGACCATCCTGGGCCTGCCCGTGACGGTGGCTGCGATGGATTTCGCCTTTTCGGGCGGCAGCATGGGCAGCGTGGTGGGCGAGGAAATCGCGCGGGCCGCCGAGCACGCGGCGGGGGCCGGGACGCCCTTGGTCCTCGTCGCGGCGAGCGGCGGGGCGCGGATGCAGGAGAGTGCGCTGTCGCTGATGCAGATGGCGAAGACGACCGTGGCGCTGGAGGGTCTGGCCGAGCGCGGGCTGCCCTACGTCTCCATCCTGAGTGATCCCACGACCGGGGGTGTGACCGCCTCCTTCGCCACCGTCGCGGACGTGATCGTGGCCGAGCCGGGCGCCTTGATCGGCTTCGCGGGGCCGCGCGTCATTCAGCAGACCATCCGCCAGCACCTGCCCGAGGGCTTCCAGCGCTCCGAGTTTCTGCTGGAACATGGCATGGTGGACGCGGTGGTGGATCGCCGCGAGCACCGGGCCTACCTGCGTTCGCTGCTGGGCGTGCTGACCCGGCAGCCCGCCCCTGAGGTGGGCGCGTGACCGCCCCCGCCGACACCCTGCGCGAGCTGGAAGCCCGGCTGCGCGACCTGGAGGACACGGCGCAGCGCACCGGGCAGAACCTCGACGCGGCCCTGACGCCGCTGCGGGCCGAGGTCGAGCGGCTGCGCGGCGAGGGCCACGCCCGCCTGACCCGCTGGGAACGGGTGGGCCTCGCGCGGGCGCCGGGCCGCCCCACCGCGTTGGATTACGTCGAGCGCCTCTGCACCGACTTCACCGAGCTGCACGGCGACCGCGCCTACGGCGACGACCCCGCCCTGATCGGCGGCCCGGCCCGCTGGGAGGGCGTGCCTGTGATGCTGCTGATGCAGCAGAAGGGCCGCGACACCAAGGGCAAGATCAAGCGCCGTTTCGGCATGAGTAACCCGGAAGGCTACCGCAAGGCGATCCGGCTGATGGACCTCGCCGACCGCTTCGGGCTGCCTGTCGTCACCCTGATCGACACGCCCGGCGCCTACCCTGGCATCGAGGCCGAGGAACGCGGCCAGGGCTGGGCCATCGCCGAGAGCATTCAGCGGATGGTGCGCCTGCGCGTGCCCGCCGTGTGCGCGGTGATCGGCGAGGGCGGCTCGGGCGGGGCGCTCGCGCTGGGCGTGGGCAACCGGGTGCTGATTCAGGAAAACGCCTGGTACTCGGTGATCTCGCCCGAGGGCGCCGCCAGCATCATCTGGAAGGACGCGGCCAAGGCCCCCGAGGCAGCCGAGGCCCTCAAGCTCACCGCTCCCGACCTGCTGGAGCTGGGGCTGGTCGAGGAGGTCGTATCCGAACCCGTGGGCGGCGCGCACCTTGACCCCGATGCGGCCGCCGCGGCGCTGGGCGAGGCCGTCTCGCGCCACCTTGCGGAGCTGTCGCGCCTGGGGCCGGACGAGCTGAAAGCCGGGCGTTCGGCCCGATTCCGGGCGCTGGGAGCGTTCCGGGAGGAGTGACGCTCCTCACGGAGGGCTGCCGGGGGTGCGAGACCTCCGGCAGCCCTCCCGTTGGCCCCTTTCCTCCGCGCGGTAGGGTGGCCCCATGACCCCGCTGCTCGACCTGCTGGCCCAGAATCCGGTGCTGACCCTGTTCACGGTGTTGCTGC from the Deinococcus sp. NW-56 genome contains:
- a CDS encoding acetyl-CoA carboxylase carboxyltransferase subunit alpha — its product is MTAPADTLRELEARLRDLEDTAQRTGQNLDAALTPLRAEVERLRGEGHARLTRWERVGLARAPGRPTALDYVERLCTDFTELHGDRAYGDDPALIGGPARWEGVPVMLLMQQKGRDTKGKIKRRFGMSNPEGYRKAIRLMDLADRFGLPVVTLIDTPGAYPGIEAEERGQGWAIAESIQRMVRLRVPAVCAVIGEGGSGGALALGVGNRVLIQENAWYSVISPEGAASIIWKDAAKAPEAAEALKLTAPDLLELGLVEEVVSEPVGGAHLDPDAAAAALGEAVSRHLAELSRLGPDELKAGRSARFRALGAFREE
- a CDS encoding ACT domain-containing protein, coding for MTPPARPHLTLSVLGGSAPTEFAVAQLPPEAPLPPLGGGFFSLTRTAEELSLVCEMAHLPPGVRHQAGWAALKLHGPFDFGLTGILAAVLEPLRGAGVGIFALSTFDTDYVLVPAARLPDALAALRGAGHTVAD
- a CDS encoding DUF1905 domain-containing protein; this translates as MGQCTPGPRRRAAPRQPPAHPAQLGRTVSPKGAPHLVTSGWGMLPVRAQIGSTRWKPSLFPQGALYLLPVRASVRPAEGLNEGDLVAVRREVG
- a CDS encoding DinB family protein encodes the protein MTDLDLLLESFRRNGRVNEALLNALVPADFDLSDGRGGWTIGRHLRHMAGFRVGWLHNLSREHAAPLLDPTQQDADGDPQWRWHDSPPTELAAAFAAGDEAAVTAVQAHLASGEPFADPWNEGGYRSHPAHFLQHTIVHDSHHRGQIMALLRLGGRTKEQMDALDEHWAIWRE
- the accD gene encoding acetyl-CoA carboxylase, carboxyltransferase subunit beta — protein: MALDRFFRRRRPQPQGGAELPDLWTQCPQCKEGVYNRDLELSAHVCPRCGHHLRLDAGRRLEVLLDGGSFRQLSGRVQPVDPLGFEDTEPYPARLARAQKKTGRPDAILTGTGTILGLPVTVAAMDFAFSGGSMGSVVGEEIARAAEHAAGAGTPLVLVAASGGARMQESALSLMQMAKTTVALEGLAERGLPYVSILSDPTTGGVTASFATVADVIVAEPGALIGFAGPRVIQQTIRQHLPEGFQRSEFLLEHGMVDAVVDRREHRAYLRSLLGVLTRQPAPEVGA
- a CDS encoding (4Fe-4S)-binding protein is translated as MNQDPVPHDDLLRGKAYTEGEITVSYDAPRCTHVANCVRGLPDVFRPRERPWIQLWNGADAARVAEVVRTCPTGALHYALHGAPPEAPAVPTTVMPVTDGPLVLRGDLVLQTPAGEVREVRAALCRCGASGNKPFCDGTHARIGWKSDQPGGQATPDQRGDGHPAEGQQADGARRD
- a CDS encoding DinB family protein, which encodes MPIVNASDYLNNLTDLLRETFEGTGGQGSHYIDGKGHGSLLETLGSLDHRLASRSLTTGGVTIAAHADHTRYYMHTLRRFIRDEDDVRPDWPGSWQRRTVTADEWEHVRAAVREEYLATLRHVEEVEVWDDEPLGGFLSILAHCAYHLGAIRLLAVTLQAT
- a CDS encoding ATP-dependent metallopeptidase FtsH/Yme1/Tma family protein, whose translation is MPLPRLARLLAFALPLLVFALFGLWLLRTAFSASPTVPYAEFTRLLEAGRVERVVVRGERAEVTLAPPEVGRVAVRLPSTQATSGPTLISQLERQGVDYRFEAPGQWLAIGLNFLPILLVLLLPLALFAALLVVLVRRGRSRTP
- a CDS encoding thymidine phosphorylase; protein product: MTPALTIPDLIRKKRDGAEHTRAELEQLVLGYTRGDVPDYQISAWLMAVYLRGMTAQETANLTLVMADSGDQMDLAGLPRTVDKHSTGGVGDKTSLILTPMLAALGLTVAKMSGRGLAHTGGTIDKLESFPGWSPDLPEDRFLAQASEIGLALVGQTRDLAPADGKLYALRDVTATVDCLPLIASSIMSKKLASGAHTVVLDVKVGAGAFMRTLEDGRGLARAMVDIGTRAGRQVRAVLTDMDTPLGHMAGNSLEVQEALSTLRGEGPDDLTELCVALAVEALAAYGEDPAEAEARARATLTDGSALAKFRAFVEAQGGDTSLVDRPERLDVAPGRADVVAPAHGFVERLDALAVGRAVLVLGGGRERKGEAIDHGVGVEVLKKPGEAVEAGEPVLRLYHRDGRGLDAARRLLEEGLSVTETAPPPQPLILDRVN
- the ftsH gene encoding ATP-dependent zinc metalloprotease FtsH, yielding MRRLNPWLIVLFVLALFLMFSQAPGGSRATVGYNVFKDLLAQDRIEQVVVRDNVAQVRLTEPTEVPVVNGQQPIETDRFTVRLPGNQATPDAGLISQLEQQGVDYRFEAPSQWLAILLNFLPILLLIGLMYFFFMRAQGGQNGVMQFGQSRAKKYGKENRVQTKFTDVAGHEEAKRELIEVVDFLKNPAKYHQIGAEIPKGVLLVGPPGTGKTLLARAIAGEADVPFFSVSASEFMEMFVGVGASRVRTLFEDARKSAPAIMFIDEIDSIGRKRGAGIGGGHDEREQTLNQILSEMDGFDKSSSVIVLAATNRPDVLDPALLRPGRFDRQVTIDLPNLKEREAILKVHLRNKPLAPGVDVPEVAKSTPYFSGADLKNVTNEAALEAARLGKTQIDMSDFYRALDKITLGLENGSLTISPEEKKAIAYHEAGHAVTAAVIPGSDKLQKVSIIPRGRALGAAFYLPEEQVLMSKERLENQLVVALGGRAAEEVFMGSVTSGAADDFRKATNIARKMVLEWGMGENFKNMALTTDSGPVFLGEDMAKPKMFSEHTSQLVDEDVKRILGRAYERAKGLVTEYGQAMHEVADALLTQELITGDVVREAVSRLGGQQAGAPTPQPTL